The Desulfosoma sp. genomic interval GGTGGGGAAGGCTTGGACTTTTCCGGTTTTCTTGCCTCGATGCTTAGGGATCCTTCCCTTCTCGAAACAGTGTCCGATCCCTATGTGTCCCAAGAGACAGGAAAAGTGACGGTGTCTTTGACACTGAGGCTCGCCTCGCAGGGTTTTGTGATGGGCGAGCTGGATTTGTCTCACATTCAAGACTACGTGGAATCTTTGGTGGATGCCGAGGGAGCCGGGCATGTCGTTTTTGTCGTGGATGGATACGGAAACCTTTTGGCCCACCCGAATCGGCATCTGGTGGCTCAGCAGACCAACATGGGACATCTTCAGATGCTCCGTCATGTCATTTTTGACAAAAAAAGCCGGGTATCCTTGGTAAGGCTGGAATCCAAAAGGTATTTGGCCACGGCGGCGTTCATGGCAGAGCGCGGCTGGATTCTTTGTGTGGCGACACCTTTGTGGCGTCTTATGAGCCCGGTGATGCAGGCTTCCGGTCTTGCCGTGACTTTGCTGTGTCTTTCCACAGCGATCATCATGGCGGCGGCTAAAAGGCAGGTGGAAAGGGTTGTGGGAAGACCTCTGGAACGTTTTTCTCGAGCCTTGGAATATGTGGCGTGCGGCCATGCCGATGCCGTAGACCGGTTGGAGCCTTGTGGTGTCCTCGAGTTGGACCGCGTGGTGGGAGCCATGAAACAAATGGCGGGGACTGTGGCGTCTCGGGAACAGGAAGTGCGTCTCACACTGGAGGCTTTAGAAAAGAGCAACGAGCAACTCGAAGAAGCCATCGCTCGTGCCAACCGTCTTGCCGTGGAAGCCGAAATGGCCAACCAGGCCAAAAGCCTTTTTTTGGCTAACATGAGCCATGAAATTCGGACTCCCATGAACGGCATTCTTGGCATGAATCGTCTGCTTCAAGATACGCCTCTGGATTCCGTGCAAAGGGAATACGTTGACATTATTCATAAAAGTGGCGAAGCCTTGCTTGCCCTGCTTAATGACATTTTGGATTTTTCTAAAATTGAAGCGGGCAAGATGGAACTGGAGCATGTGGATTTCGATCTAAGAGCCACCGTGGAAGGGGTGGCTGAAACCCTGGCGGTCAAGGCCCATGAAAAAGGGTTGGAGCTGGCATGCTCCGTGGATGGGACTTTGCCTCGATACCTTCGAGGAGACCCGGCGAGGCTACGTCAGATTTTACTCAACCTAGTGGGGAACGCTTTGAAATTTACCGAAAAAGGTGAGGTGGTTCTCAGAGTGACTCCCACAGAGACTCAACCTGGGGTTGGAAAGGTTGGGCTGCGGTTTACCGTAAGAGACACCGGAATAGGTATCCCCAAGGATCGGCTGGATTCAATTTTTCAGTCCTTTTCCCAGGTCGATTCGTCCATCACGAGAAAATACGGCGGCACGGGCCTCGGTCTGACGATCTCAAAAAGGCTGGCGGAAATGATGGGCGGTACTATGGGTGTGGAAAGTGAAGTCGGGCAGGGTTCCACGTTCTGGTTCACGGCGATCCTGGAAGTAGGTGAGCAAAAAGCTGAGGAGAAACCCTATCTGATAGATGAATCGGTTTTGGAACAAATCCGAAGGACGCGTGTCCTGGTTGTGGACGACAATAGCACCAACCGGTTCGTGGTTACCGAAATGCTTCGTGTTTGGGGCTACACTTACGAAGAGGTGAAGGACGGCCCGACAGCTCTGAAGAAACTTCGAGAAGCTCAGAAAATGGGAACCCCTTTTGGTGTGGTGATTCTAGATATGCAGATGCCGGAAATGGACGGAGAAGCCGTTGCGCGCCGGATGCGAGACGATCCTGAACTTTGTCACACGCCCTGTGTGCTTCTCACCTCTGTCGTCTCTGCGCGAATGGTGCAAAGGCTGACGCAGGAAGGCCTGTTTCGGGCTGTTTTGACCAAACCTGTAGGCTATTCCAAGCTTTACAACGCACTTTTGGCCTGCCTTGATATCGCGCCGATTCCTCAGCTTGATGATTCGGCTTCCTCATCTTCCGATGCCCGTGCAAAGCCTCCAAAACTTAAGGTGCTTTTGGCGGAGGACAATCCTATAAACCAGAAAGTCGCCGTGGGATGCCTCGGCAAGTTGGGTTGTCAAGTGGATGTGGTCGGCAACGGCCAGGAAGCCCTGGAAGCGCTTCGAGATCACAGCTACGATCTGGTTTTCATGGATGTGCAGAT includes:
- a CDS encoding response regulator is translated as MKSAPLASVVRAHMAPKIFTLGLVVVALGTLLVGYHQFQAVRNHHLQIMRPLKASLEGYLDHAASVLKILMYADPRGIAEGSSMLAAAHQALPYFHRLIITDPAGVVVAAYPDGGEGLDFSGFLASMLRDPSLLETVSDPYVSQETGKVTVSLTLRLASQGFVMGELDLSHIQDYVESLVDAEGAGHVVFVVDGYGNLLAHPNRHLVAQQTNMGHLQMLRHVIFDKKSRVSLVRLESKRYLATAAFMAERGWILCVATPLWRLMSPVMQASGLAVTLLCLSTAIIMAAAKRQVERVVGRPLERFSRALEYVACGHADAVDRLEPCGVLELDRVVGAMKQMAGTVASREQEVRLTLEALEKSNEQLEEAIARANRLAVEAEMANQAKSLFLANMSHEIRTPMNGILGMNRLLQDTPLDSVQREYVDIIHKSGEALLALLNDILDFSKIEAGKMELEHVDFDLRATVEGVAETLAVKAHEKGLELACSVDGTLPRYLRGDPARLRQILLNLVGNALKFTEKGEVVLRVTPTETQPGVGKVGLRFTVRDTGIGIPKDRLDSIFQSFSQVDSSITRKYGGTGLGLTISKRLAEMMGGTMGVESEVGQGSTFWFTAILEVGEQKAEEKPYLIDESVLEQIRRTRVLVVDDNSTNRFVVTEMLRVWGYTYEEVKDGPTALKKLREAQKMGTPFGVVILDMQMPEMDGEAVARRMRDDPELCHTPCVLLTSVVSARMVQRLTQEGLFRAVLTKPVGYSKLYNALLACLDIAPIPQLDDSASSSSDARAKPPKLKVLLAEDNPINQKVAVGCLGKLGCQVDVVGNGQEALEALRDHSYDLVFMDVQMPVLDGLEATRMIRKGLVQVRNPQVPIVAMTAHALQGDREMCLKAGMDDYVSKPIRIEDLQAVIDRQRERRSRGGTMTEKETAPVVAGLVGSSQNDPDVFNWDELVDRLGGDMDLSWEVLLDFVAELPQRLEEIEKAVDDGDMAVTKRLAHSLKGAAANISAHRLREAALVLEQAAARENPGDLKPLVAVLKEQADRLTVAVHDVGGPPEAVSF